Part of the Lolium rigidum isolate FL_2022 chromosome 6, APGP_CSIRO_Lrig_0.1, whole genome shotgun sequence genome, CCGGGGATGAACACACCCCCATTTCTTAATGGTTAGTGGGCATAAAGGCATTTCGGCGTCAACCCCGCCTTAGGATCATTCCCGGGTGGAGCAAGAACATACACAAAGCACACATGACCATTTTTTACCCAGGTTTAGGCTGCCCTTCGGCTAACGGCCCTATGTCATGCTTTGGTTGATTATCTTGGATGCACAAGATGACATAGGCATGCCTAAGGGGCATGTCGCATACACACCCCTGGTTTATTATTAGAGCGGAAGGCCCATGGACTCAAAGAAGCCAGAAGGATGAAAATGTTTGGATTAGGAAAGTAAGGTTATTATAGGAAACTTGTAATCAATATAGGAAAGGCCCAATGCGGCCCGATAAACTTGTACTTGTACGACATGGAAAGAcctcggcttcacctcctatataaaggggaagtcGAGGGTAAAGAAAGGGATCTAAGCATTGTGTAACCTAGCCACCGTGTTTTGTAGAGTTGGACGCCTTTGTTCGTCTgacaaccttcgagatctacttgccctcaacTCTCGacgaaaacccaagtctacatcTTATAGGAATTaacgagttaatccctcgtcaattggcgccgatagTGAGGATTGAAGGTTGCAAGGTCCTGATATCGATGacatcatcaagatcatcatcatcggtAGCAatcaacgcgatggacggaggtaaacagatccaaTCTGGtcatgttgattttgttcctcaccctcctgcccgtttgcatgcatatgtcaACCTGGAAAAAGCAATGGAGATGACGGTCGGGAGCTTCCGCTTTCTCGTCGGGAGAGAAGGATCGCACTGTTTTTCGGCACCGATTTTTTTGGGACCATTGGCGGTCGAGCCTGATCACTCGGAATCGTCAGCATCTTCCGTTgaatcaggcgacgaggagatttcgccaTCACGCTTCACCAAGCCCGTTGACAGCGGAAAACTCGCCGATCTCTTCGGTGGGATGACTTTTGGGCCGGTCACAGAAACCGATCTATATCAAGATAGCGATTTCAGGAGCTTCACCAATTTTGACTTCACCAACACATTCAACTCCATCGATAGcgaggaggtcttcgccgatctatacgacggtgtcacctacCCTACGCACAATGCGCGGGCGCTAAACTTAGCGTCACGCAGCAGGAGCCCGGCAGTTCAAGACTATGAGCTCGACGATAGTGCCACTTCAGCATATCATCAAATCTACGTGATCAGAGCATTGGGTCCTGAGGTGCAAGAAGATGAGCAATCGGAGGCCTTCAATCCATTGGGTAATCCCCTAGTCGACCCCGCAGATCTCACTAGGGGAACGGGAAGCAAATATGTTGGAACCCAGCCAAGAGAGCAAGTGCAACTTTCTCAAGCTGCATGGGACAGGGCCACAAGCCACATCGGAAGAGCTAACAGCGTATCAGTATAAACTCAATCGCATGAGGCGCAAACTCGAAAAGATGCAAGAAAAGTTAGATCAAAGAAGGCACGCGGCGGATGCATCCAGCGAGCGCAGAGCAAACCTCAGTACGCAATCGGGGAACTCGGCAAATAACAGCAGAGCACATTGATCTCGCATAGCGGGTATACCTAAAGCTGAACGCGAAAATCTGGTCCAAAATCTCAACATGTCATTTATGTCGATAGATTCGAGAGGGCATATAATACccaaaacgccagaagcaggatatatggcagCACATGCATACATGATGGCAACCAGGCcaccgcagggagatcctcgatATACCCTGTACCAAACTGCCATTGCAGGATTTGGTGTCATGGGAGCAGCGATAGCTGGGCGAGAATTAGTACAACCCACAGATCCTCCATGCCGTAATAGTCCACGACGCACAGTGGCAGCAACTCGAGATATCTAGAGAGAAGGTGAAGCAAGAAATACCATGGCTCGGGatcgggtcgatagagcaagggaagaaagaggccgagaAAACAGAAGCCAAGAAAATCGCCAAACAATAGAAGATAGTGAAGAACTCTgagactcccttgctttacccgaagGGTTTGCAGGACTCGAGTGCCCTCTAATTTCAAATTACCCGACAGTTATAAAAAGTTCGACGAACTGCAATATCCAGAAGGATCGGTCGCCGCCGCACCCCCCGATCTACGACAGAGGAAGACCGCCGCCGCGCCACTCGgactttgcccggcgacgccctgGGCGGTGGCAGCGGGAGAGGAGGTCGGGGAGGGAGGAACGGTGGCCGCCCGACGCGGTGCAGCGCCGCCGTGCAGGTGCAGGTGCAGCGCCGCCGTGCAAGTGACAAACATCTGCGGTAAGTAGGGATGAAAATAGATCGGATGATGTCCTTCCCACACTCGTAGGTAACTATGGATGAGAAGAGGGATGTGGTGGATTACGAATGTGATGTGGATGTTACTCGAATATGGATGCGGATCAGATGTTTACACAGTGGTTAATTTCAAGTCCAATTTGAGAAATTTACATTTGaccattttgttatttttttttagGTTGGGTAAATATATTTGGCATATCGGAGAAGAAATATTAAAAGTTGGCTAACATAATATATCCGGATACGGATCTATATCCATTACAATATCCATGTTTGTTTCAAAATCAAAACGAATCCGGTGACCATATAACCCATTGTAACTTGGATGCGGCCGTACGTGACCCCGGCAGACGAAGCGAGATTTGGCAACGCAAACAAAGTTCGAATCTTCATGAAAATTACGTACAGAACAAGTTAATTTTAGGGATATATCTGGTTTCAAAGCGCCGCGGCAACTCGATCCGGTATCTCTATCCGTTTGTAATTGTATTTGTACGTAGACAACAAGAGGAGGAATCCGTTGCGTGTACGTGCGTGTGTCCTGGTAGGGTTCAGGGtaggtgggtggggtgggtgcgTATAAAGGGCTGGGCTAGCGATCACAAAAATCACAAAAGTCGATAGATCGATCTATCCACAAATCAAGCCAGCCACCTACGTACGTGTGCAACTCGCCGGAATCAAGCTTTGAAGATGGTGTCCGCGGACGTGGCCCGGAGCGTCGTCGGCATCGTCGGCAACGTCATCTCCTTCGGGCTCTTCCTGTCGCCGGTGCCGACGTTCTGGGGGATCATCAAGAAGAAGGACGTGGAGGAGTTCAGCCCGGTGCCGTACCTCGCCACCATCTTCAACTGCATGCTCTGGGTCTTCTACGGCCTCCCCTTGGTCCACCCCAACAGCACGCTCGTCATCACCATCAACGGCATCGGCCTCGCCATCGAGGCCGCCTACCTCGTCACCTTCTTGCTGTACGCGCCAAACAGGAAGCGCCTCTGGGTGCTCGCCGTGCTCGCCGCCGAGGCCGTCCTCATGGCCGCCCTCGTGACCGGCGTGCTCCTCGGAGCCCACACGCACGACAGGAGGTCCATGATCGTCGGAATCCTCTGCGTCATCGCCAACACCTGCATGTACTTAGCCCCGCTCAGCGTAATGGGCAAAGTTATCAAAACCAAGAGCGTCGAGTACATGCCCTTCTACCTCTCCTTCGTCGGATTGCTCAACGGAGGCTGCTGGACGGCCTACGCCCTCATCAAGTTCGACCTCTACATCACCATCCCCAATGGCCTCGGTGTGCTCTTCAGCATCGCCCAGCTCATCCTATACGGATGCTACTACAAGTCCACCCCAAAGAAGGCCAAGAACGTCGAGCTGCCAACCATCGCCGACAAAACCCTCAGCACCAACGTCTAGCGCACCCTCCTGCGCAAGGCCGTCCGTCCTCTAGTTTCAGCTACATGCATATGTTAGGCTTATATATACTCGTATACTACTAGCCAATTCTTCCATAGTTCAGACATATTAGTTCAGACAAAACCCTCAGCACCAACGTCTCCATCACCGtccatgatgaggatgatgatgatgatgcttaaATTTAGAAGCCATGAGTTTCCATCGCCGTCGAGAAATAAGCGCACCATCCTGCCGCCGTCTGTCCGTCCTCTAGGTTCAGCTACATGTTATTAGGCTTAAACAGTTAAACTTGTATCCTACTAGTTCTTCCTTAGTTCAGACAttactttcttctacttttaactGGCGGTGTTAGTTTTCAGTTAATTCATTGGCGTACCTGTATTTGGTCCATCTTATTATTCTTTCATGATATTATGATTGGATTTATTTAATTGTTGTGTTGCTCTGCAAATCCGATTAGTATCG contains:
- the LOC124662093 gene encoding bidirectional sugar transporter SWEET6a-like, whose amino-acid sequence is MVSADVARSVVGIVGNVISFGLFLSPVPTFWGIIKKKDVEEFSPVPYLATIFNCMLWVFYGLPLVHPNSTLVITINGIGLAIEAAYLVTFLLYAPNRKRLWVLAVLAAEAVLMAALVTGVLLGAHTHDRRSMIVGILCVIANTCMYLAPLSVMGKVIKTKSVEYMPFYLSFVGLLNGGCWTAYALIKFDLYITIPNGLGVLFSIAQLILYGCYYKSTPKKAKNVELPTIADKTLSTNV